Genomic window (Lewinellaceae bacterium):
CTTCGATTGTGCCGCAACCTGATCTCCCACGGCGCTACCGCCTATATGATCACCCGGGACGACAACGACGGCATACGGGAAGGAAAGTTCCTGGAATGCGATTACGACGAAGTGCTTTGGGGAGGGGTCAAGATGATGCGCCAGCAGAAACCCCGGCTCTTCCAGCGCTCCGACATCATCAATGAACTCTACGAGCAAAACCGCCTGGCCGGCGTGGCCGAGCAAACGGCCATTATCATTCATGTGGACTCGCGGAGCAAGGGAGAACGGACCGATGTTTTTTTCTACCACCACTCCAGCAGCCCGTCCAGCCGAAGCATCGCCTTCGACCTGTTGCGCTCCCTGAAACACAAGTACAAACAATACCAGAAATCCAGGGAATACCGGGGCACGGTGACCGCCCGCGACCTGCACATGCTGCGGGAAACCAAACCCAACTCCGTCTATATTGAATTGGCCAATATCCGCAATACCTTCGACCAGCAGCGGATCATCGTCGAAAACAACCGGCAACTCCTGGCCGACTGGCTGCTGGAGGGGCTTATGAAATGAGTGAAGGAGTGAAGGAGTGAAGGAGTGAATTTGGACACGCATCCAATCATTCCTTCATTCCCTCTAAATAACCGGCATTTCCGGCACATACGTATCCAACGCATCGTAGATGACCTGGTGAATGCGTTCGCGGACCCTTTTTTCAAAAATCTTTCGGTTGTTGACGTCCGGGTAAATTCGGTTGGAAAGGAAAATGTAGGCAAGGCCCCGTTCGGGGTCCGCCCAGGCGCAGGTCCCGGTAAAGCCGGTATGGCCAAAGGTAGCTTCACTCACCTGTTCGGGAAACTTGTTCTTTTTGATGGATTCATCTGAGGGTTTATCGAAGCCCAGCCCGCGGTGGTTGCCATGGCGGGCGCTGGTGAAATACCGGATGGTTTCGGCTTCCAGGTATCGCTCTCCTCCGTACGTTCCTCCGTTGAGCAACATCTGGAAGATCACAGCCAGTTCTTCAGCTGTAGAAAACAGCCCGGCATTGCCTGCTACGCCGCCGAGCAGGGCCGCAGTTTCATCGTGTACATAGCCGTGTACCAGCTGGTGGCGCCAGCGGCGGTCAAACTGAGTGGGTACGATCGCACTGCTGTCCCAGCGCAAAAGGGGCCGGAACCCCGTATGCTGAAGCCCCAAAGGGCCGTAAAAATTGTTGGCCGCAAAAGAATCGAGCGGAACAGCAGCCTTTTCCTCTATTAATTGCTGCATCAGGACGAAGTTGACGTCGCTGTACCGGTACCGGTTGCGGGGGCGCAGGCGGTGCACATCTTCCAGCACCTGATCGCGGTATTTGCGGCCGAAGTAAAAGGCATCCGCCACTTGTATGGGGAACGTATCGGAAGGATGGTTGCAAAAATAACGGCTGCAATCTGCGTTCTCCATATCCCGGTACAACAAATAGGGCACGATCGGCATGTGAGGCTGCAGGCCCGATTGATGGGTCATCAGTTTTTTCACGGTCAGGTTGCGCAAGCGGGAGTCGCGGGGCATGGTCATCTGTTTGCGCAGCTTTCCGTTGATGCTGATGGCGCCTTCCTCGTACAATTTCATGGCAGCCAGGGCCGTAGTGGCCGCCTTGGTGAGGGAAGCGACGTCGTAGAGGTCGGTTTTTTCAGCCGGCCTGTCTTTGTTGTAGGTGTGATACCCCAATGCTTTGTCGTAGGCAACAGTGCCATCTTTAACCACGACGATCTGGCAGCCCGGAAAAGCGGCTTGGTCAATCGCTGTTTCGACAATAGCATCGATGCCTACCAGTTTCTCCGGGGCAATGCCGGCCTGTTCGGGCAAGCCGTAACGCAATCTCAGCTGCGGCAGGCTCGCTCCCTGCCCTTTGGCAAAGAAGCGGTTGAGGGTAAAGGGGAGTTTGCCGCTGGAAGGAATCCCTCCAAAAAGCGCCTGGGCGGCGAGCTCCTGCCAGCTTTCTCCATCTTCAAAGGCATGGACGACGGCGAGGCTGGTGTCCAGCAAAGCCAGGTTTTCCAGGTGCTGGAGATTTACCAGCGCAACCGCCTGCCGGCGGGCAAGCGACAAAAGAACGGCTGCCTGAAGGCTGTCCATCTGAAAATTGTGCAACACCACGATGACGTCCTCGGCGCCATTCAGGTTGGCCAACTCTTGGCCTAGTTCGCTCCAGGTATGGCCATGCCAACTGGCAGAGGCAGCGTATTTACTAAAAGCTGCCTGAAAGCTGCCCGAATCTCCATCTCCGAGGTGAAAGGCCCTGAACTGCCGCCGGGCAAGGCGCCGGAAAGGCAGCAGGCTGTCTGGGTTGGAAGCTACTACAATTGATTCTTCCTGAAGCCGGCGCTGCCAGTAAGGCCACCGTTGGTCGCCGAAGTACCTCGCCAATTTTGTATCCGGCCCGGAAGGCAGCGGCTCGTTTTCATTCATGCCGGCAAACATAGAAGCGGGCAACATGCGGGCAGGATTTTCCGAAAACGGGGGCTCTGGTTCTGGCCGGGAGGCGGTATCCGGCCTTCTGGCCCAGCCTTTGGCAAGCAAGATGCGGCGCAGCCTGGCGTGAAGATCGGTTTCGCTCAACTCCCCGGACCGGTAGGCCGCCAGGAGGTAATTCATGACAAAGCCGGGATTGTTGTGGGTAACGATGAGGTCTACCCCTGAATCCAGGATTTCATCCAACTGGTTGTCCGCCCGAAGATGGGCCAGGAGCAAGCCGTCGAATTGCAGGCGCCCGCGAAAAAAGCGGTGGACGGCATCGGGCCGCAATTCCGTCGATTCATAAATAGAAGGGTGTATCCAAAACCCGGAAAGGCCGGCCAGGGCCAGGTGGCGAAAATCATTCAAAAGGCTGTCCCGAAGGCTATCCTGCCCGGGCTGAAGCAACGGAATGGCAGCAAAACCATCGGCTATGCTGAGAATGTGGCGCTCGTTGAGCCAGTTGATATCCCTGGCATATTGCTGCAGATCGCCTTCATCCAGAGCGTAGCGTTGCTCTAATGGGCTCAGGTAGGGCGCCGGGGCCATATTGAGGCCCAGGGCTTCGGCCTGGCGCAGAAATAACTGATGCAATTGTTGCTTCATGCTGTCGGAAGGCAGGGCGAGCAGAGCGTCCATCACCGGCAGGGCTATAGCGTCAGAAAACTGGTTGTTGAACAAGGCGCCGCCAAGCGTGGTGGACAAAAGCGGGTAAGGCGCCTCCCTTCGCAGGCTATCCTGCAGGCTGATGAATTGTTCGAGCCTAAGGCCGCTCAGGGCCACCCCTCCTACCCTGCCGGTTCTCACCCACTGATGAAGCTCGGGTTCGGGGGCGCCGCTCCTGGCTACGATGATCAGTTGCCCGAGCTTCTGCTCCAGGCTCATATTCCCAATGATGGTTTCCACCTCTTCCGCCCCCTGTTGCAAATAGGGCGCCAGGCCTGGCAGCTCGGGCGGCGGTTCGCGCCGCTCCGGCAGGCAGGCAATGGCCAACAAGGTCAATAAACAAAAAATGATGAAGCCTCGCATGGTCTCCCGGTTTTATCGCGCTCAAATGTTCTAAACACAGGCAACGCTACTCGCAAATGGTCAGGTGTCCGGAAAGCTCTTTGTAAAGGTATCTGTTAAAAAATACAGGCGGTGTAGAAGTGTTTTTTTGATCAAGCAGCATAGCCCATGCCAAAGCATGGTTATCATATTTGTACTGGCGGCTGGAGCGTTTTGTTCCATTCCAAAGCAGAAATTTGCCGCAAATGTCTTCACTGGCGCCCATTTTGGCATCCATCCTTCAAAACAGGGCGTGTCAGCCATTTGAAGGAGAAAACCCCGTCGGTTCAGCCAAATCGCCAGCTTGCCTTTTTCTGTAGAAATAAGAGGCATTTTTACTCACGTCATCGTAGGTAAACAACCCTTGCTTGCGATTCCTCAGAAAAAAACTCAACATGGCAAAATCTCCGGCGCAAGCGCCTGTGTGCATTAACAGAACGCCTAAAAGGATCCATTGATGGTTAAGAGAAACATAAAAAATGGAAAGGGCCGCAAAAAAATTGATCGTAAAGAACGGCGCCAGGGCGACAAACACAAACCGGGGAAAACCCACTACGAAATGGTCTGC
Coding sequences:
- a CDS encoding serine hydrolase, with protein sequence MRGFIIFCLLTLLAIACLPERREPPPELPGLAPYLQQGAEEVETIIGNMSLEQKLGQLIIVARSGAPEPELHQWVRTGRVGGVALSGLRLEQFISLQDSLRREAPYPLLSTTLGGALFNNQFSDAIALPVMDALLALPSDSMKQQLHQLFLRQAEALGLNMAPAPYLSPLEQRYALDEGDLQQYARDINWLNERHILSIADGFAAIPLLQPGQDSLRDSLLNDFRHLALAGLSGFWIHPSIYESTELRPDAVHRFFRGRLQFDGLLLAHLRADNQLDEILDSGVDLIVTHNNPGFVMNYLLAAYRSGELSETDLHARLRRILLAKGWARRPDTASRPEPEPPFSENPARMLPASMFAGMNENEPLPSGPDTKLARYFGDQRWPYWQRRLQEESIVVASNPDSLLPFRRLARRQFRAFHLGDGDSGSFQAAFSKYAASASWHGHTWSELGQELANLNGAEDVIVVLHNFQMDSLQAAVLLSLARRQAVALVNLQHLENLALLDTSLAVVHAFEDGESWQELAAQALFGGIPSSGKLPFTLNRFFAKGQGASLPQLRLRYGLPEQAGIAPEKLVGIDAIVETAIDQAAFPGCQIVVVKDGTVAYDKALGYHTYNKDRPAEKTDLYDVASLTKAATTALAAMKLYEEGAISINGKLRKQMTMPRDSRLRNLTVKKLMTHQSGLQPHMPIVPYLLYRDMENADCSRYFCNHPSDTFPIQVADAFYFGRKYRDQVLEDVHRLRPRNRYRYSDVNFVLMQQLIEEKAAVPLDSFAANNFYGPLGLQHTGFRPLLRWDSSAIVPTQFDRRWRHQLVHGYVHDETAALLGGVAGNAGLFSTAEELAVIFQMLLNGGTYGGERYLEAETIRYFTSARHGNHRGLGFDKPSDESIKKNKFPEQVSEATFGHTGFTGTCAWADPERGLAYIFLSNRIYPDVNNRKIFEKRVRERIHQVIYDALDTYVPEMPVI